From one Phorcysia thermohydrogeniphila genomic stretch:
- a CDS encoding M15 family metallopeptidase, translating into MIKEIERRGWVATGGELWRHPNMQKYYVQIGRSRTMNSQHLKRLAIDLNLFRPARPGEEPSVIVNGSPFVLTWNVEDIEPIGRFWESLSKDNRWGGHFRTFKDVPHFEKEG; encoded by the coding sequence TTGATAAAAGAAATAGAACGCCGTGGATGGGTAGCAACTGGAGGGGAGCTCTGGAGACACCCTAACATGCAAAAGTACTATGTGCAGATAGGCAGAAGTAGAACAATGAATTCACAGCACTTAAAACGACTTGCGATAGACCTTAATCTCTTCCGTCCGGCACGGCCGGGGGAAGAGCCGTCTGTAATAGTCAACGGCTCACCTTTTGTTCTTACGTGGAACGTAGAGGATATTGAGCCGATAGGCCGCTTTTGGGAATCCTTAAGCAAAGATAACCGCTGGGGTGGCCATTTTCGGACGTTTAAAGATGTCCCACACTTTGAGAAGGAGGGCTAA